The Equus quagga isolate Etosha38 chromosome 19, UCLA_HA_Equagga_1.0, whole genome shotgun sequence DNA segment CCCACTCCACTGCACATACAGCTTCATGCCAGTCTCTTTCCTAGTTCCCATCCGCGCCAGGTGACGTGCAGAGCTGAGACCATGGTTCATCAGGTTCTCTACCGGGCGCTGGTGTCCACCAAGTGGCTGGCGGAGTCCGTCCGGGCTGGCAAGCTGGGGCCTGGCCTGCGGGTGCTGGACGCGTCCTGGTACTCCCCGGGCACCCGCGAGGCCCGCAAGGAGTACTTAGAGCGCCATGTGCCCGGCGCCTCCTTCTTTGACATAGAGGAGTGCCGGAACGCGGCGTCGCCCTATGAGATGATGCTGCCCAGCGAGGCGGGCTTCGCCGACTACGTGGGCCGCCTGGGCATCAGCAACGACACGCACGTGGTGGTGTATGATGGTGACGACCTGGGCAGCTTCTACGCGCCTCGGGTCTGGTGGATGTTTCGTGTGTTTGGCCACCGCACGGTGTCTGTGCTCAATGGTGGCTTCCGGAACTGGCTGAAGGAGGGCCACCCGGTGACATCTGAGCCCTCACACCCAGAGCCGGCCATCTTCAAAGCCACACTGGACCGCTCCCTGCTCAAGACCTACGAGCAGGTGCTGGAGAACCTGAAATCTAAGAGGTTCCAGCTGGTGGATTCACGTTCCCAGGGGCGGTACCTGGGCACTGAGCCAGAGCCAGACGCAGTAGGTAGGTGTCCCAGGGGGTGGGTGGTCCCTGGGGAGTCATGCTCAGTGGAAGGATGGGGAGTAAGGATGTCTGGGACCCTCTCCTGTTTTGCCCTCCGTTCCCCCCATGTGGGTCTCAgtctttccatctgtaaaatgagaggttAGAACTAAGCCTAAAGGCTTTTTCAGCTCTGATGCATGAGGACCTGCGTATGTGTTCCCATAGCTATGTGCGTGTTCCCATAGCTACACGCTAACAAGCAACCTAGCATCTGTATGGGATGGCATCTGCAGAGAGGACTGGTGACACATCCACCCACATCCGTGCCCAGACACTAGCTCCCTCATGCCCAGGGCTGTGTCCATGAGCCAACACATGCATTGCTACACAGAAGAACACCTAGCTTCTCAGGGCCTCTCCAGCTCCCCAGAAACCCTTATGGACATCAACAATGCCCTTCTCCCAGCACCCCTCCCTCTGCAGCTCTCCGGGGCCCCCCTGACCGTTCCAAACAGCTGCAGCCTGCCTCAGAGCCGTAACAGCAGCTGCCATTTCATGCTAAGCCCTTGACGCTGCATTATCTCATCTAACAAAgcttaatatccccattttagacGGGAGGACTCTGAGGTGCCAGGACATTAAGTTCTCACACAgttaagtggcagagttgggatttgaacccagcactGCCTAGTTTCAAACGAATGCTCTAAAGCAGCATGCACCACCATTCTGCCCCACGCCCAGCTccca contains these protein-coding regions:
- the TST gene encoding thiosulfate sulfurtransferase, which produces MVWAGRVVVGSGFERANFSSGQGELQGGGEGDSHPRQVTCRAETMVHQVLYRALVSTKWLAESVRAGKLGPGLRVLDASWYSPGTREARKEYLERHVPGASFFDIEECRNAASPYEMMLPSEAGFADYVGRLGISNDTHVVVYDGDDLGSFYAPRVWWMFRVFGHRTVSVLNGGFRNWLKEGHPVTSEPSHPEPAIFKATLDRSLLKTYEQVLENLKSKRFQLVDSRSQGRYLGTEPEPDAVGLEPGHIRGSVNMPFMDFLTEDGFEKSPEELRAMFEAKKVNLEQPLIATCRKGVTACHIALAAYLCGKPDVAIYDGSWSEWFRRAPPETRVSQWKGGKA